A part of Paenibacillus donghaensis genomic DNA contains:
- a CDS encoding ABC transporter permease, whose product MTAQAQVKAVDTTPLWRHVKKEWKLYSFLVIPVIYFIIFKYAPMIGNIIAFRKYRGGPNIFGSEWVGFTYFEMFMKDPTFWRAFFNDLTLSVSYLVVKFPVTLIFALLLNELRNIKWKKFVQTVSYLPHFISMVIVAGMVKEIVSLNGPINSVLASLGVDKISFISLPEWFPAIYVTSGVWQSLGWGTILYLAAMTGINTSLYEAAKIDGASRLRLAMHVTIPGILPTVMVLLILDIGSILGSNFEKILLLYNPLTYETADVISTYVYRMGITGGNFSYATAVGLFEGIIGLILVTTANAVSKRTTKSGLW is encoded by the coding sequence ATGACAGCTCAAGCGCAAGTCAAGGCTGTAGATACAACGCCGCTTTGGAGACACGTCAAAAAGGAATGGAAGCTGTATTCGTTCCTAGTAATACCCGTAATCTACTTCATCATCTTCAAGTACGCGCCGATGATCGGGAACATTATCGCTTTCCGGAAGTATAGAGGCGGACCGAATATCTTTGGGTCGGAATGGGTCGGGTTTACGTACTTTGAGATGTTTATGAAGGATCCGACGTTCTGGAGAGCCTTCTTCAATGATCTAACCCTAAGCGTGAGTTATCTGGTGGTCAAATTTCCCGTTACCTTGATATTCGCGCTGCTCCTGAACGAATTGCGGAACATTAAGTGGAAGAAATTCGTGCAAACGGTTTCATATTTACCCCATTTCATATCCATGGTCATTGTGGCGGGGATGGTCAAGGAGATTGTTTCCTTAAACGGACCGATCAACAGTGTTTTGGCTTCGCTAGGCGTGGACAAAATCTCGTTTATCTCATTGCCGGAATGGTTTCCGGCGATTTACGTCACCTCCGGGGTCTGGCAAAGTCTGGGCTGGGGAACGATTCTGTATTTGGCGGCCATGACCGGCATCAATACGTCACTCTATGAAGCGGCAAAGATCGATGGCGCGAGCCGATTACGGTTAGCGATGCACGTCACGATTCCCGGCATTCTACCGACGGTTATGGTGCTCTTGATCTTGGATATTGGCAGTATCCTAGGTTCGAATTTCGAGAAAATCTTACTCTTATACAATCCTCTGACTTATGAAACGGCGGACGTCATCTCTACATATGTTTACCGAATGGGTATCACCGGCGGCAACTTTAGTTATGCGACGGCGGTCGGATTGTTTGAAGGCATTATTGGACTAATTCTGGTGACGACTGCAAACGCAGTATCGAAGAGGACTACGAAATCCGGCTTGTGGTAG
- a CDS encoding carbohydrate ABC transporter permease yields the protein MKRNSTFSTFNIVNTLFMILIVLFTLYPFVYLVAQSFSSEAAIYAGKVTIFPVEFTTKTYEVILSKPDFFGYYWNTVVYSVIGTFIAVAATAVMSYPLSKDKLRLNKFFIPFVLFTMYFGGGLIPNYILIAKTLEMRDTIWAIVIPGAISAFNVILMKTFFAGLPYELEEAGRVDGLGVFGIFTRIILPLSKPILVTIMLFVMVGIWNNWFGPSLYLQSKEKWPVALYLKQIIDNAVSPTEIGATSDQTSQIAASIKSTAMVLTSLPIICIYPFVQKYFVQGMMIGAVKG from the coding sequence GTGAAACGAAATTCAACCTTTAGCACGTTCAATATTGTAAACACACTATTTATGATTCTGATTGTCTTATTCACGTTATATCCGTTCGTCTACCTTGTGGCGCAGTCCTTCAGTTCTGAAGCAGCCATCTATGCCGGCAAGGTGACCATCTTTCCGGTGGAATTCACGACCAAGACCTACGAAGTCATATTAAGCAAACCTGACTTCTTCGGTTACTACTGGAATACGGTTGTTTATTCCGTGATCGGCACGTTTATCGCAGTGGCCGCGACAGCTGTCATGTCCTACCCGCTTTCGAAAGATAAGCTGCGCCTCAATAAATTTTTTATCCCGTTCGTCCTGTTTACGATGTATTTCGGCGGCGGTCTGATACCGAACTACATCCTGATTGCGAAGACATTAGAGATGAGAGATACGATCTGGGCCATTGTCATCCCTGGGGCAATCAGCGCCTTCAATGTCATCTTGATGAAGACTTTCTTTGCCGGCTTGCCATACGAATTGGAAGAAGCGGGGCGTGTTGACGGTCTGGGCGTATTCGGGATCTTCACAAGAATTATTCTTCCTTTATCGAAGCCAATCCTGGTAACGATTATGTTGTTTGTTATGGTCGGCATATGGAACAACTGGTTCGGACCTTCACTCTATTTGCAGTCGAAGGAGAAATGGCCTGTCGCGTTATATCTGAAACAAATTATCGACAACGCGGTCAGTCCGACCGAAATCGGAGCCACGTCCGATCAGACCAGCCAAATCGCGGCAAGCATCAAATCGACGGCTATGGTACTCACCTCGTTGCCCATTATCTGCATATATCCTTTCGTGCAGAAGTATTTCGTGCAAGGGATGATGATCGGGGCCGTCAAGGGGTGA
- a CDS encoding sugar ABC transporter substrate-binding protein — protein sequence MRFSKSFIMVLLALMLVFMTACTSNNNGASGNNTPAPSEDGATAEAPDYAFGEDQTFKSNEPVSYSMMYSDHENYPYKKDWRLWSAIQERTNVTFDLSITARTEYENQKSLLVNSGDAPYIIPKTYDESAFVATGQIVPVSDWVQYMPNYMKAVKDWGMEDDLKAKLKDDGKYYVLPGMWEIAGGGYSYIIRKDVFEAAGVDVEGQQGNWTYEDFYAAMKKVKEHTGAAYVISDQFKGESALNIAAVQYGVTGGWGLSNGLNYDHDKQQFTFANASDDFKNYLGYFNKLITEGIMDPESFTQEDDAAQAKFFKGDTYVISGIYQVLADFKSKMQDKNSELYMITQPGGPKGKLQVESSRLENGIMISKNALDDLGEEEFIKMLRFIDWFWYSNEGQMLSLWGVEGETYTLDADGNVVLSPEIYYNGMNEGATKQLNADFGFAGGMFAYGGSEKLRMSKMTDGEKDFVTRVQSTRESRKLAPPIMASPEENEQMKLISTPLMDYVKTMTLKFITGQESFEKWDNYTSQVEANGSKRFTDMSNDIFQKTKSLLGY from the coding sequence ATGAGATTCAGTAAATCATTTATAATGGTATTGCTGGCGTTGATGCTCGTATTCATGACGGCATGCACGTCCAATAACAATGGCGCTTCGGGCAACAATACGCCAGCTCCATCGGAAGACGGAGCAACAGCCGAGGCGCCGGATTACGCCTTTGGGGAAGACCAGACGTTCAAATCCAATGAACCGGTGTCCTACTCCATGATGTACAGCGACCATGAGAATTATCCATATAAAAAGGACTGGAGACTCTGGAGCGCGATTCAAGAAAGAACGAACGTGACCTTTGATTTGTCCATCACGGCCAGAACGGAATATGAGAATCAAAAGTCTTTGCTCGTGAACAGCGGCGATGCGCCTTACATTATTCCCAAGACGTATGATGAATCCGCTTTCGTGGCAACGGGCCAGATTGTACCTGTCAGCGATTGGGTGCAATATATGCCGAACTACATGAAAGCCGTGAAAGATTGGGGAATGGAAGATGATCTGAAGGCCAAGCTGAAGGATGACGGGAAATATTATGTCCTGCCAGGCATGTGGGAGATCGCTGGCGGCGGTTATTCCTATATCATACGCAAGGATGTGTTTGAAGCGGCGGGAGTGGACGTTGAGGGCCAACAAGGGAACTGGACGTACGAGGATTTCTATGCAGCCATGAAGAAGGTTAAAGAGCATACCGGCGCGGCATACGTCATCTCCGATCAATTCAAGGGCGAATCGGCTCTGAACATTGCCGCCGTCCAGTATGGCGTCACCGGGGGATGGGGGCTGTCCAACGGTTTGAACTACGACCATGATAAGCAGCAGTTCACATTTGCCAATGCGTCAGATGACTTCAAGAACTATCTTGGTTATTTCAATAAATTGATTACCGAAGGCATTATGGATCCTGAATCCTTCACACAAGAAGACGACGCAGCTCAAGCCAAGTTCTTCAAAGGTGACACCTACGTAATAAGCGGAATCTATCAGGTACTGGCGGATTTCAAGAGCAAAATGCAAGACAAGAACAGCGAATTGTATATGATAACACAACCCGGCGGACCGAAAGGAAAGCTTCAGGTCGAGTCTTCCCGCCTGGAGAACGGAATCATGATCAGCAAGAATGCACTTGATGATTTAGGTGAAGAAGAGTTTATCAAGATGCTCCGTTTCATAGACTGGTTCTGGTATTCCAATGAAGGTCAAATGCTCAGCTTGTGGGGGGTAGAAGGTGAAACGTATACCCTTGATGCGGACGGAAACGTTGTGCTGAGCCCGGAAATCTATTACAACGGAATGAACGAAGGCGCTACGAAGCAGCTCAACGCAGATTTCGGCTTCGCCGGGGGGATGTTCGCATACGGTGGCTCTGAGAAGCTGAGAATGTCTAAGATGACCGACGGTGAGAAGGACTTCGTGACCCGTGTCCAGTCGACAAGAGAGTCGCGTAAGCTGGCACCGCCGATCATGGCCTCGCCGGAGGAGAATGAACAGATGAAATTGATCTCGACACCGCTTATGGATTACGTCAAGACGATGACATTAAAGTTCATTACCGGCCAAGAAAGCTTTGAGAAGTGGGATAACTATACCTCTCAGGTTGAAGCGAATGGCAGCAAGCGGTTTACGGACATGTCAAATGATATTTTTCAGAAGACTAAGAGTTTGTTAGGTTATTAA